The Coffea arabica cultivar ET-39 chromosome 2c, Coffea Arabica ET-39 HiFi, whole genome shotgun sequence genome includes the window AAAAGCTGGGAAAAGCATTTCTCGCAATGTTATCAACCCTGCTGATGGTCAAATTTTCCAATCTTCTGGTTGTCAGAAAGGCCTTCTCCGGCCCAAGAAAGGTTCCCCCAAAGGTATAACATCTGCTTGTCAGCCCAACACAGGTCCCCAATGAATATACATTCATTCTTCTTCAGTCTCCTCAGACTTCCATTTTTAGCAGTTTGCACATTGCCTAGACAGGATAGTTACAGGTTGATTACCAATACTTTCACTCTTCTACACAGCAGGTCTAAAATCAGGGGAATGATCATTCCTGATGAATATTTCCAATAAGTGTCACAAATTCCAAGTCTAAAAACATTTCAAACAAATAAAACCAATCCCCTGATTATTTAAATTCTCTTCATTACCCTGGAACTAGGCTGTCTAGACTCTAGAGTCGGGACtctttaaagtttttttttttctttttggtctaCAGAAAACATTAGCTGTGATTTTTCTGTCGTTGAAGACTAAATTTAAGTGCATATTCAGATAAAAATGCTTAGATTAAGACAGCTGCATGGAAGAATCAATAAATTTGATATTACATGGTACTCCGGCAAATCAAGCGTCACCTCCTATTACACCATATTTTATAACCTTGATATACAATTAACTTACCAATTGAGGTGCCATATTAAGGGACAACTATCCTCATGAAGATGTTAATCATTTTTGCATAACACAAAAGCCCATCATCGAAAAAACTCAACATGGCCTGCTATTTCCCTGCACAACAACTTCACCTCACCAGCCAACTTCATGCTTCTACTAATTACAAGACCTGTTTGTCTATGCGTTGGTGTTGGCTTGTGTGACATGGCTTCCTCCTCCCTCCCCAGTGAAAGAGCTTCCCTTGCTGGAACCACATTTCCCCACCAAAATTCCCACAAGATGCCATGTATCAATTCCCAATACTCACGATCTCTACATACCCGAAATACTGTGCTCCCATTAGGAGTCCAACAATACAAATCAACCCACTCCCTATCCATTACCTCCATTTGACCCTGCACTTGAGGCATGTAATAGTAGGGCATTCTTTTCCAAGGCAGGCATTTCTCTGGCTTTCCTTTATTATACGGGCACTTCACTTCCAAAATCCCACCTCCTGGGAAGTGACCGAGAAGTCCATCTGGGGAGGCACCGATCCATTCAAAGCGCTCCTCTGAATGGATAGCGAAACCAAGGGAGCTAACATCACGACCAGTGATGCTTCTGTAGCGCTCTATAGCTGCTGCTTCGTTCAGAACACCCCAGTCCATGGCATACCTTCTAGAAGCATCCACTAGTTGCTCATCTGGTGAAAACACTTTCTCATACCAGAGCTCGTACCGACGATTCCCTTTCCAGAATCCCAGAGCAGTGCTGAATGTGCTTGTAGTTAACTTGTCCTTGCGAAGTGCAAACCATTCATCAGAACGCTGTGGAGCATCTGAGGCCTTGAGGTGTGCAGTCAAGAATAATGAAGGGTGATGAAAAAGGGGGACACTCTGAGAGAGACATGCTGATGCACACGTGCAAAATGATCTAAGAAAAACAATTCCAAACTTTCTTCTTCGAGGGATTGCCACCGTTGCCTTGTGAAAGCTATTGAATCTAGTGATACAGGCATTGGTCATCAGAGCTACTAGCAACAGCGTCTAGAATAAATAGATACTCCTACAAAGCCACAGCTCTTTATTTAGAGGGACATCAGAAATTCAGATTCACAGAAAAATAAGGGGCATATAACCACATAACTTCTCAtcaataaaagaaaacaaaagatctCAGTTTATAGTACATTAAGATCATCTCAAAAGAACCCAAACAACAAACAGTTATGTTGCCCAAACTACCAATAATTCTATATTTGCCACTCTTAATATCAGTAGACTTTCACAAAGGAGCTTGAAAACATAGAAAATTGGTAAAAtaactataaaaaaaatgaacaaaataaaaatggtgTCCTGAAATGAAGTTAACAGAGCCAAAGAGGATatacaaataatcaaaaagCAACAGATACTTTTGAGGGTCTCATCAGGCAATATCAAGTAGCTTCTGAGTGTATGTTCCATATTTTACCAAGTCTATATCCAACACAATTTTCCAACCAAAAATACCTGCTGAACTGAAATACTCAAATAATGAGTATTAATCACAGAATTACACAACCAACTTCCATAGACCAACAAACTCTAACTAACCCGCTTGAGAACAACTGCATACAGTAGAATCTTATCACGATAAGGTCTCAATTAAATGTTTACGCCCTTAAATTCAGGTCTTCAAATTGCAGGTCCAAATTCTCCAATCAAaactcaaaagtcaaaataactgAAAGCCCATTAGACTAAAAGGCAACCCAAGAATAGAAAGGCATCTTAAGCCATCTACAAGATGAAAAttcacatcttttttttttcattctttcatTTGTACATTAACAAAACACACTACAGAAGCAAATCAAATGCTgttaaacaagaagaaaacaacCAAAGCAATACATGATGAATTTTAGAGAATGAAAAGATATATTCTTCACACAATATTTGGGTATAAAAGACGGAGTAAACTTGAAGCCCACTAAGTATTTGTTATAATACctgagagggaaaaaaacacaAAGATATAGATTTCAGCTGCTGGATAAATGGCTAAGCCCCGTAAACATTTCTGGGTTTTGCACAAGAATTAATTTTAGCCCTTCGCGGGACCTTGAAATGCAGAGTTAGACGATGGACGACGGAAAGAGACGGACGAGAGCCACTTTAACTGTATCTGACAATTTCCTTTCAACGTTTTCGCCACCGTGGCGAAGAAAGAAGTCGTAAGCCACGTATGAATCGTTCTCTTGGGCAACACTGAAAAAAGCAATCGGAGCCCAACAGAAATGGGCCACTCATGTGTCAATCCGTTTCATAGGCCACTGTTTCAGTGCGGTTCAAACCGGAGATCGCACTAGGAATAGAACCGGAAACAGATCGATCTTAGAACCGGAATTTGTGACAGGACATGGTTCACGATTCCGGTTCTTCATTTGGGAATTGGAACCGGAACTGGTTGTTTCTTCTGCACGATTTTAATCGAaggaaagggcaaaaaaaagaaataccTGCAAAACAAAAAGTCTAGGCTAGTTTCTCATCATTTCTCACTAACTTTTTACCATTGTCAAAAACTTCTTCAAGTCAAGTCAAACTTCAATGTCACTATGTTCCAAACTCAAGCTCATTACAACCTTACTTACTTGAACCCAAACTCAATCGATATATTGAATGAAAAGCTTGAATTCGACTTGATCATTTATCGAGCTTGAACTCAATCTTTATTGACCCTTcacaatgtttttttttttctttaaaactaaCTTCTGTGACAACTACCCACAAGGCAAAAATGATTTTGTGAGAAGGTGTGGGGGAGAGATAATTATGaccaatttcttgaattttatttcaaaataatTGATAATTGGACCAATATGAAAAAAAGTTTCACTAGTCCAACAAAAAATATGAACAAGATAGATATCTTCCATGCTTGAAAcccaatctaagaaaattttaaGGATGTCTCCAGGTATGTCAATCGGGGCATATGAGTCGGACTTTCATAAGTTCAGAGTTCAATTcatttaatttgtaatacttttAGGGTTCGGGCCACAAGATTCGGGTTAATAAATAtgaagattatactcaactcATAAAATATTTGGATTTTAAGACTTATTTGAGTTTAGTCCAAACTCACTTGTTACTcctcaattttcttaatataattgcTATAACTATGAAGTTGtcaaactaatttaacattcaCAGGACTACAACATTAAAACTAAatatgaacaaataatagttcttaaaaagtacataaaccaagaatttttcaataatatttatatttaattcatTCAAAGTACATGGAAAATGATAATAAAGCATGCGGTCATAAGCTAATACATTTTCAGAGGTTGGAATTTCTTCATAGTTGTGACTTGAATCCAAACATGCTTGATGACTTGTGTCTATGCTAGAAATTCTAGATCAAAAAGaaatcaaccaatattatgtagacacaaaaatttattaaagttAGAACTTCAATTATATATTACCAATATTAGCTCTCGAGAAAGCTAGTAAAGGAGTTTTcagatttatttttgtattttataatttgtatatatttagtatttagtaataatttatttggatatataattatacataatatcaaaatataaatattatctaTATGTATCATTAAAtataaaaagtaattaaaagaCTGGGCCTATATCCAGTTTAGGCCCAATGAGCCCCGAGCTCGGCTCGTATTTAATTCGAGTCTAATTTTTAGACTCAAACTCAGATCAGCACACTAAATGATCGGGCTTATTGGGATTTTTCTCAAACCAAGCAAACTGAGCTGAGTTTAGGCTGGCTCGGCCCCATTGACGATCCTAGATGTCACCAATATATCTACAAATCTTGTAAAACTTATAAACAAATCATGTGAGGCTTGCTTGTGGTCCAACAATTACTACTTACTTTATACGTTTTAGCATACTAACTAATTTGGAGATTGCATGTCCGAAACTTACAATCCCAATACttgaaatttatttgaaaaCGGTCGAGTTACACAAACATTACCCCAATACATGATTTTCACTGGTTAAACCAACGAGTCATTGAATTTTCAATAGGTTACTTCCTATCAGGTCCAACTTACAACCTAGTAAAAGTGGTTAATTCATCAGGTTGACTATTTGAACTATTGGATTGATCTGGGTTTTGATAACTATGTATGTTATACTTTCTTGCAGATAATAAAAACAAATTTGCCTCAAGTTGAAGAACCTTTCGTCCGTCTCCGAACTTGTGAGTTTTGGTAATTTGATAACTAGTGGAAGgtattttttaaacttttggTACATTTGGTATTGGGTTTAGTTTGAGCTGTTTTACTGGTCTATCTTTTAGCTGTGCTGTAGCCCAACTTTTCCTGCAGGTTTAAACTAGTTTTTTTAACCTGTTTTTCTACTAGTTTTGATTTTAGATAGATTTGATAGTTGATGTATAGATGTACTACACATGtaccaaaaagaaaacaactaCTTGTGGCTAGAGCTGTAATCAAATCGAACTTTTCTTGAGCAGTTTCCGTCAAAATCTTGACTCAGACTCGAGTTGACCGAATTCGAGTCAAGTTTGAGTAGCTCGATAAGCCAAGCAAGTCGAGTTTAAGTATCCAGATGTAATGCTCAAAAGCTCGTCGAGTCTTATCAagttttttaatttaaattgtttaatatattattattatgaaattacccttatacCCAAATGAGTTGTTGAATTTATGAAATGTTGCATatcatataaaaatttttaaagggCAATAATGtctttttgctcaaaaattatcaagaaaatgaaattttctgacttgagctcgataaggctcgCATTGACTCGAGCCAatgcgagtcgagctcgagttcgaggaTCTTTCTTGTGCCATACTCGAGTTCGATTACATTCCTACCTGTGGCCATCTTTATCAATGTCTATTGAAATCTTTCgatctttttattattattcaacTACTAATTCCTTTGCCTAGCCAAACGAGTAAGCACTGTGTTCAAGAGTAATTGGTAGTTGGTACATAAGTTAGTCAAAATTCCAAGTGGGATTctaccttttttctttttttttttcacttaacGGTATTCCAACTTTTTGGTCAGACTGATTCCCTAAGGCTGTGTAGAGCCTTGCCTAGGCTATATAAAATCTTGTCCCAAGAATACACAGTGAGGTAGCACACAAGGGTCGATCATGGAACCTACTGATAACTACCAAACTACGGAATCAGTTGGACAACTCGTGAGGGTGGGATTCTATCTTTTTTCGATATCATGGGTTTATTGCAACTATTTATATTAGAGCTGTCACAAACGAAACAGCCGAAGAGGAATCAAGTGCAGTAGCAGCTGATCAACCTACCTATTCACCGATTCCCCTCTCCTAACCACATCAATTCCAAGCAATGCTTCTAATTATTTTCTACCCCTCCCAACCTCTATATCATCAATGAGCAACTTTCATCTGTCTCTCTTACAAAGAATGTCTCAAAACTTCCCTAATATCCTTAATTAGCAAATCTCGATAACCACCCTCTTTTCCACACAGCCAGATCTTCTGTTACAAATACTTCTAAAATTGACGTCCCCATGCTCATCCTCCTCTCTGACAAAGTCAAATCTAGAATCAAAAGCTATTGGATTGGAACCATGCTATAATAGAATCAAAATTCTTTGGAAGCCAATAGGAAAATTGGACATTATAGATCTTGGAGGCTACTAATTCATACCGAAGTTCTCGGACTAGACGGATTGTCACAAAGCAATCACGAGAAGACCATGGCATATT containing:
- the LOC113727436 gene encoding uncharacterized protein, translated to MTNACITRFNSFHKATVAIPRRRKFGIVFLRSFCTCASACLSQSVPLFHHPSLFLTAHLKASDAPQRSDEWFALRKDKLTTSTFSTALGFWKGNRRYELWYEKVFSPDEQLVDASRRYAMDWGVLNEAAAIERYRSITGRDVSSLGFAIHSEERFEWIGASPDGLLGHFPGGGILEVKCPYNKGKPEKCLPWKRMPYYYMPQVQGQMEVMDREWVDLYCWTPNGSTVFRVCRDREYWELIHGILWEFWWGNVVPAREALSLGREEEAMSHKPTPTHRQTGLVISRSMKLAGEVKLLCREIAGHVEFFR